Part of the Archangium lipolyticum genome, GCCGATGACGACGATGTTCTCGCGGGGAGGCAGCTCGCCACCGAGCTGGAAGTGCTCGCGCAGGCGCAGGTACGGCAACGGCTCGCCGCGCAGGTTGATGAAGCCGGTGCGGCCGGGGTGGCGCTCGTCCAGTGGCAGCTCCACGCACTCGAGCACGTTCTCCAGCGGGATGACGTATGTCTCCTCGCCCACCCCGACGGAGAAGCCCTCGATGATGGAGAGGGTGAGCGGCAGGCGCAGGCTGAAGGTGGTGCCCTGGCCGGGCGAGGTGTCCACGGAGATGGTGCCGCGCAGCGACTCCACGTTGCGCTTCACCACGTCCATGCCCACGCCGCGGCCGGACAGCTCGGTGATGCGCTCAGCGGTGGAGAAGCCCGGCTCGAAGATGAGGGCGAAGAGGTCCGCGTCGGAGCGCTGCTCGTCGGGGCCCAGCAGTCCGCGCTCACACGCCCGGGCGGTGATGCGGTCCCGGTCCAGCCCCGCACCGTCCTCGGCCACCTGGATGACGATGGTGCCCGCCTCGTGGAAGGCGCGCAGGGCCAGCGTGCCAGTGGGATCCTTTCCGCGCTCCTGGCGCACCTCCGGCCTCTCCAGGCCGTGGTCCATCGCGTTGCGCACCAGGTGGGTGAGTGGATCGCGGATGAGCTCCGCGACGGTGGTGTCCACCTCCACGTCCTCGCCGCTCACCTCCAACCGCACCAGCTTGCCGGTGGCCATGCTCAGGTCGCGCACCGTGCGCGTGAAGGGCTGGAAGGTGCGGCCGATGGGCACCATCCTCACCTTCATCACCAGCTCCTGCAGGTCCAGGTAGAGCCGGTCCGCCTCGCGGTGCGCCTCCAGCAGTTGCTGAGGCGTGTAGCGGTGCGCCTGCACGAGCATGGAGGTGAGGCGCCCACGCGCGATGGCGATCTCCCCGGTGATGTCCAGCATCCGGTCCAGCCGGTCCAATCCCACGCGAAGGGTGCGCTCGCGGGCGTGAGAGGGCTCGGACTGCTCGGAGCCGGACTCCCGCGCGACACGCTCCATGCCACCCCCTCCCGAGGGCGGGGCCATGGGCCGGGCGGCCTTCACCGTGCTGTCGAGCAGGGCGTGCACGTCCCTGGCCGGCAGACGCAGGTCGGGCTCGGCCACGGGCCGCAGGCCCACCAGCTCGCGCATCGCGTCCACCGACTGAAGCAGCAGGGTGCCCAGTCCCGAGTGCAGCACCAGCGCGCCCGCTTCCAGCCGGGTGAGCAGGTCCTCGAGCGTATGCGCCAGCTCCACCGCCTCGGAGAGGCCCATGACGGCCGCTCCGCCCTTCAGGGTATGCACCGTGCGAAAGACGGCTCGCAAGGTCTCCGGACCGGGAGACGCCTCGAGCGCGAGCAGGTCCTGCTCCAGGCTGGTAAGCTGCTCCTCCGTCTCGGTGAGGAAGACAGCGTGGACCTTCTCCAACTCGGGCTTCATCTCCCCGCGTCGAGAGCAATCCCCACGCCAATGTCCGCTGGTGGACAACTCCCTGGAATCACAAACAGGGGTTGCTCAACGACGACCCGGATCCAAAACATGGATTCTAGATTCTAGATTTTGGACGAAAGGCCCAGGCGCTTGAGCTTCTGGTACAGCGAGCTGCGCGGAATGCCCAGACGCTTGGCCGCCCGCTCCACGTGCCCGCCCTCGTCGGCGAGCACCCGCTCGATGTGGCGGCGTTCCACCTCCCGCAGCGTCAGGTCCAGCTCCGAGCGCCCGGAGGAGAGAGCGGCTCCTGGCTCCACGGGGGAGGGAGCGAGAGCTCGCGCGAGGAGATGGTCGAACCGCAGGTCGTCCGGCCGCAGGACGGGGGTAGAGGAGAGCAGCACTGCGCGCTCCAACACGTTGCGCAGCTCGCGCAGATTGCCGGGCCACGAGTAGGAGCGCAGGGCGGCCTCCGCCGTGGGTGACAGATCCAGCCCGGGGCGTCCCAGCTCGCGGGAGAGCCGCGCGAGCATATCCCGGGCGATGACGAGGATGTCCTCGGGCCGCTCGCGCAGCGCGGGGATGAACAGGGGCAGGGTGCTGATGCGGAAGTACAGGTCGCTGCGGAAGCGGTGGGCGCGCACGGCCTCGACCAGGTTCTGATGGGTGGCGGCGATGAGGCGCACGTCCACCGAGCGGTCCTCCACCTCGCCCAGCCGGCGGAAGCGCTTCTCCTCCAGCACCTTGAGCAGCTTGGGCTGCACCTGGAGGTCCATGTCCCCAATCTCGTCGAGGAACACGATGCCGCGGTGGGCCACCTCCAGCAGGCCCTGCTTGCGACTGACGGCGCTGGTGAAGGCCCCGCGCTCGTGACCGAAGAGCTCCGTCTCGAGGAACTGCGGTGACAGCCCCGCGCAGTTGAGCTGGACCCGAGGGCCTCCGCCGCGGGGGCCGTGCAGGTGCAGCCACGTGGCGAGCACGCCCTTGCCGCTGCCCGTCTCCCCCTGGATGAGGACGGGGCTGTCGCTGTCCAGCACGGCGCGCGCGGTGGACTCCAGCTCGCGGATGGCGCGGCTCTGGCCGAGGAAGGGGTTGAGGGCCTCGGGACAGCTCGCGGCGAGTGCCTGCTGCTGGCGGCGCGTCCGCTGGGCCTCCAGCAGGCGCTCCACCATCATCAGCAGGGTGGACAGCTCCACCGGCTTGGGCAGGAAGTGCTCCGCGCCCTGCTTGATGACCTGGATGGCGGTGTCGATGGAGACATGCGCGGTGAGCACCAAGACGGGGATGGACGGGTCCACCGCCCGCATCTCCGGGAGCAGGTCGAGCGCGGTGCCATCCCGCAGGCGGTAGTCGAGAAGCACCAGGTCCGGCCGGCAGCCGCGGAAGAGCTCGCGGGCCTGGCGGCAGCCCTCCGCCTCGACGACCTCCATTCCGTGCGCCTCGAGGAAGTGGCGGATGCCGAAGCGGACCGTCGGCTCATCATCGACCACCAGAATCCGTCGCTGCATTCAGCGCCCCCTCGGCAGGGAGGCACACGCGGACCTCGGCGCCCCCCTCGGGCCGGTTGCCCACGGAGACCGAGCCACGATGTTCCTCCACGATACGTTGGACGATGGAGAGGCCCAGACCCACCCCCCCTGGGCGCTGGGAGTAGAAGGGCTCGAAGACGCGCGGCAGCTCCTCGGGCAGGAAGCCGGGACCCTGATCCATCACCAGGCACTCGACCTGGGAGGCATACTCGTCGGCGCTCCTCCGGGCGATGAGCCGCACCGTGCCGCCGTGCGGGGAGTACTGGAGCGCGTTGGCGAGCAGGTTCTGGAACACCTGGGTGAGCCGCCCCGGGTCCATGGGAAGACGAGGCAGGTCCGGAGCCACCCGCAGCTCCACGCGCGCCTCGCACTCGTGGGCGAGGGGGGCGGTGATTGCGACGGCCTCGTCGAGCACGCTGGAGAGCGTACAGGGGTGGAGCTCGGTGGTGCGCGGGCGGCCGTAGGTGAGCAGCCCGTGCATGAGCTGGTGCAGGCGCGACACCTCGCGCCGGAGCATGGAGACGTAGGGCGCGTGCTCGTGTGATGGGCCGAAGCGCGCCTCGAAGGCATCCAGGGTGGCGGAGATGCCGAAGAGGGGATTGCGCACCTCGTGGGCCACGCCGGCCACGAGCGCGCCCATCCGGTGCAGGGTCTCGTTGCGGCGCAGCGAGTCCAGCGCCTCGCGCAGCCGGACCTCGGTCTCGCGGCGGGCGGTGATGTCGCGCACCACCCCCGCGAAGCCGTGAAGCCCGCCGTCCGGCTCCCGCAGCGCGGTGAGGAAGAGGAGGATGTAGAAGCGCGAGCCATCCTGCCGCAACCGCCAGCCCTCGTCCCGCACCTTGCCCTGGGCCTCCGCCTCGTCCATCAGCCGCTGGGGCAGGCCCGCGGTGATGTCCTCCTCGAGGAAGAACATCGAGCAGTGCCGCCCGATGACCTCCCTGGCGGGGTAGCCCGTGACGCGCTCGGCGCCCGCGTTCCAGCTCGCGGTGCGTCCATCCCGCCCGAGCATGAAGAGGCCGGAGTCCTCCACGCTCTCGACCAGGAGCCGGAAACCCTCGCCACAGCCCTCGTGGTCGGGATTCAGGAGCTCACAGGGGAGCCGCGCACCGGACATCGCGCAGATACGGTCCAGGGGTCGATGTGAATGGGTCGACATGGAGGGAGATGAACCGTCGAGGGAAGGTCAATACGCCTTGAAGATGCGATCGGCCGCCACGTCGCGCACCGCCTGGTTGCGCACCGGGGCGAGAGGGGCCGGGCGGGTGGGCATCACCCGCGGAGGAGGGGTGACCGACAGGTCATTCCCCGTGCCCACCTTGAAGAAGGCGACCAGCTGCCGCAGCGCCTCGGCCTGGGCGGACAGCTCCTCGGCGGTGCTCGCCAGCTCCTCGGAAGCCGAGGCGTTGCGCTGCGTCACCTGGTCCACCTGCATCATGGCGCGGTTCATCTGCGTCACGCCCGTGGACTGCTCGCGGCTGGCGTCCGCCATGTCCTGGACCAGCGCCGCCGTCTTCTGGATGGAGGGGACGAGCTCTCCGAGCAACTGTCCGCTCCGCTCGGCCACCTTCACGCTGCCACTGGCCAGCAGGGAGATGTCCTGGGCCGCCGTCCGGCTCCGCTCGGCCAGCTTTCTCACCTCGGTGGCCACCACCGCGAACCCCTTGCCATACTCGCCCGCGCGCGCCGCCTCGATGGCCGCGTTGAGCGCCAGCAGGTTCGTCTGGTAGGCGATCTCCTCGATGATGGAGATCTTCTCCGCGATGGCGGTCATCGCCCCCACCGTCTCCCTCACCGCCTGGCCACTCTCCTCCGCCTGGCGCGCCCCCTTCACCGCCATCTGCTCCATCTGGCGGTGGTTCTCGCTGTTCTGGGTGAGGGTGGCGGACATCTGTTCGAGCGAGGCCGTCGTCTCCTCCACACTGATGGCCTGCTCGCTGGTCCCCTGGGAGAGGGACTGGCTGGAGGCGGAGACCTGCGAGGAGGCCTCCGCGAGCGCGGCTGCTCCCCCTCGCACCTCGCCGATGACCTGCGCCAGCTTCTCCGACATGCGCTTCATCACCTGCAGCAGGCTCCCCTCGAGAGCGCCCCGGGTATCGAGGGTCATGGTCAGGTCTCCCTCGGAGATCCGGCGGGCGATCTCCGCGACGTGGTCCGGCTCGCCTCCCAGCTTCCGGAGAATCCCCCGGGTCATCATCGCGCTGATGACCAATTGCACGGCGAACGCGGTGATGAGCACGAACAGCAGCGCCAGGAACGTCTCGACCCGCTCCGTCTCCCGCTCGACGGCCGCCTGCGTGCGCCTGTCGAGCATCGAGAAGAACTCGTCGATGGGCCGCAGGATGGTCGCCTTGTTCGCGTGATAGGCCTCGTCGTGCATGAGCCGCGCCGCCAGGGAGGGAGCCGGCTCGCGGTGGACGGTGAAGTTTCCGCTGCCGTCCTCGTAGAGCCCCTTCACGGCGTTCATGGCGATGGACTCGGTCCTGACGAGCGCGTTGGAGCTGCGCTCCGCCTCGGAGAGCTTGCCAAGCTCCTCCTGGGTGAACCCCAGCTCCTTCATCATCTGGACCAGGGAGATCCGCCGACCATCGGGGCGTGGCTTCTCGCCGTTGCGAACCGCGAGCACATCCCAGTACATGCGCTCGTACCGGGCGTCGCCGGTGACCACGTACGTGCGCGCGAACCGCGTCAGGTCGTCTGACGACTGACGGAGCTCATCGGCCACCTGGTACGAGGCATAGCGGATGTACTCCTGCTCCCGGGCCCGCTGCGCCCCTCGGAACAAGAGGACGGAGACCGCAATGAGGGAGAAAAGGAAAAGCACGTAGAGAGAATGGATGATGATGAGCGATTTCTTGACGGTCACCGCACACTCCGGGCGGATGGCGGCTCGGGCCGCACCCGCTCGCGTCAAGAGCAATCCCTACGCCAGCATCCGGCAGGCGACAAACGCCCGGAACCACACCCGGGGCCCTCCCACGTGCGGTTGGGATCCGACGGCTGGAGTCTGGAGTCTGGATTCTGGACGGACTCATTCCCCCGAAGGGAAACACACGCGGACCTCGGCGCCCCCCTCGGGCCGGTTGCCCACGGAGACCGAGCCACGATGTTCCTCCACGATACGTTGGACGATGGGGAGGCCCAGACCCACCCCCCCTGGGCGATGGGAGTAGAAGGGCTCGAAGACGCGCGACAGCTCCTCGATTGGGAAGCCGGGACCCTGATCCCTCACCACACACTCCACCCGGGGGGGCCCGTCGTCCACGAGGCGCCGTGCGGTGAGCCACACGGTGCCACCGCGCGGGGAGTGCTGGAGCGCGTTGGCGAGCAGGTTCTGGAACACCTGGGTGAGCCGCCCCGGGTCCATGGGCACGGGGGGAAGGCCGGGCTCCACGTGCAACTCCACGCGTGCCTCACGCTCGTGGGCGAGGGCGGCGGTGGCGTCCATGGCCGCGTCCAGCACACTGGAGAGCATGCGGGGTTGGAGCTCGGTGCTCGGAGGGCGGCCGTAGGTGAGCAGTTCCTGCATGAGCACGTTGAGGCGTGACACCTCGCGCCGGAGCAGGGAGAGGGAGTGCGCGGTCACCTGGGGATGACCGGGCTGCGCCTCCAGGACGTCGAGCGTGGCGGAGATGCCGAAGAGGGGGTTGCGCACCTCGTGGGCCACCCCCGCCAGGAGCTCGCCCACCCTGGACAGGGATTCACTGCGCCGGAGCGACTCCAACGCCTCGTGGAGCCGGGCCTCGGTCTCGCGGCGCGCGGTGACGTCGCGTGTCAGCTTGGCGAAGCCGCGGAGCTCACCACCGGGGCCGCGCAGCGCGGTGAGGACGACGTGGGCGTAGAAGCGCGAGCCGTCCGCGCGCACCCGCCAGCCCTCGTCCCGGGCCTTGCCCCGCGCCTCCGCCGCGCGCAGCAGCCACCGGGGCCGGCCCTGGGCGACGTCTTCCTCGGCATAAAGGACGGAGAGGTGCCGCCCGAGGATGTCCTCGGCGCGATGGCCCTTGATGCGCTCGGCGCCCCCGTTCCAGCTCGCGATGCGGCCGTCGGGGTCGAGCATGAAGAGCGCGGCGTCCTCCACGCTCTCGACCAGGAGCCGGAAGCCCTCGTCGCGGTCGAGGCTGGCGGGCGTCTCGAAGCCCGTGAAGGGAGACACGCCGTGGTCACAGCGGCACAGCCCCTCGAGGGATGTCTCCTCCGTCGTCACGGAGAGCCTGTCTGGGAGGCAGAACGGGTGAAGCGGCATGAGAAGAAGATGAACCGCTGGAAGGGGGCGGGTCCCTCCCACCTGCCCGTCCGCCCGCTGGGGAGGGGACCTGGGATTGCCCACCGCCGAGCGGCCATGCCAAGAAGGCCACATGTCCTTCCTGCACCAGGCCCTCGTCTTCCTGGCCGCCGCGGTCGTCTCCGTTCCCCTCTTCAAGCGGCTGGGCCTGGGCTCGGTCCTCGGCTACCTGACGGCGGGCGTGGTCATCGGACCGTGGGGAGCGGGGCTCATCTCGGACGTGGAGAACATCCTCCACTTCGCCGAGCTGGGCGTGGTGCTGCTGCTCTTCGTCATCGGGTTGGAGCTCCAACCTTCGCGCCTGTGGGAGCTGCGCCGGTCGGTGTTCGGCCTGGGCGGGGTGCAGGTGGTGGCCACGGGGGCCCTGCTCGCGGGGGTGGGGCTGCTGCTCGGGCTGCGGCTGCCCACCGCGCTCATCGCCGGGCTGGGGCTGTCGCTGTCCTCCACGGCCTTCGCCCTGCAGCTGTTGGCGGAGAAGAACGAATTGCCCACGGAGCACGGGCGGGCCGCCTTCGGCATCCTGCTCTTCCAGGACCTGGCCGTCATCCCGCTGCTGGCGCTGCTGCCCTTCCTCGGGGAGCCCATCACGCGCGCGACGCAGCCCGGGTGGGTGTCGGCGCTCCAGGTGGTGGGTGTGCTGGCCGGAGTCATCCTGGGAGGCCGCTACGTGCTGCGGCCCCTCTTCCGCTTCGTGGCCTCGCTGCACAGCCAGGAGCTGTTCACCGCCACGGCGCTGCTGCTGGTGGTGGGCACCGCGCTGTTGGTGAGCCAGGTGGGGCTGTCCATGGCGCTCGGGGCCTTCCTGGCCGGCGTGCTGCTGGCGGACTCGGAGTACCGCCACGAGTTGGAGGCGGACATCGAGCCCTTCAAGGGCCTGCTGCTGGGCCTCTTCTTCATCGCGGTGGGCATGTCGGTGAACATCGGCCTGCTCGCCAGCGGCCCCGTGCGCGTGGTGGCGCTGGTGCTCGGGCTGGTGCTGCTCAAGGCGCTGGTGCTCTACGCCCTGGGGAAGTGGACCTTCAAGAGCGACGAGCCCGCCCTCAGCATGGCGGTGGTCATCTCACAGGGCGGTGAGTTCGCCTTCGTCCTCTTCGGGCTCGCGGTGGGCTTCCGGGTGATGGAGCGCGAGCTGGCGGATCTGCTGGTGGTGGTGGTGAGCCTCTCCATGGCCGTCACCCCGGTGCTCTTCGTCCTCTATGCCCGCTTCGTCCGGCCCCGCTTCCACAAGACGGAGAAGCGCGCGTTCGACGTGGCCCCCGACGAGGACCATCCCGTCATCATCGCGGGCTTTGGACGCGTGGGGCAGGTGGTGGGCCGGCTGCTGCGCGCCAAGCGCATCGGCTTCACCGCCCTGGACTCCAGCCCCGAGCACATCGACTTCCTCAAGCGCTTCGGCAACACGAAGCTCCACTACGGCGACGCCTCGCGATTGGAGCTGCTGCGGGCCGCGCGCGCGGACAAGGCGAAGCTCTTCGTGCTGGCCATCGACGACGTGGCGGCGTCGCTGCGCACGGCGGAGACGGTGCGCCAGCACTTCCCGCACCTCACCATCTTCGCGCGGGCCCGCAACCGGCAGCATGCCTACGGGCTGCTGAACCTGGGCATCACCCACGTCATGCGCGAGACGTACGCGGGCAGCCTGGAGATGACGGGAGAGATTCTACAGGAGCTGGGGCTCACCTGGTCACAGACCAAGACCACGCTGGACCGCTTCCGCGAGCACGACGAGGCCCTGCTGCTGGCCACCTACAAGCACCACCGGGACGAGAAGAAGCTCGTCGAGATGGCGAACCAGGCGCGCAAGGAATTGGAGGAGATCTTCGAGAAGGACGAGCAGAAGAAGCCCGCTTGAACGGCGGAAGGGCGGCCCGCCTCCAGGACGAGCCGCCCTCCCCTTCAGCAATGCCCTACCTCAATAGCAGAGGTAGTTGTCGTCCCACGTGTGCGGATCCGCGTCCTCGTACACCTGGGTGCACTGCATGCCGGCGATGGGGCCCGCGGAAGACCAGGAGAACTGGAACGGGCTGCTGGTGGGCACGCAGAGGTAGTTGTCCGTCCAGGTGTGCTCGGCCGGCTCGGAGGCCTCGTGGATCTGCGTGCAGCGCATGCCGGAGATGGGCCCGGCGCTGCTCCACTGGAGGCCGTGGTTCACGGGCGAGCACAGGTAGTTGTCCGTCCAGGCATGGGGATCCGAGGTCTCGAGGAAGTGGACGCAGGACTGGCCCGGGAGGGCCCCCGCCTGGGACCAGGTGAACTCGGGCAGCTGGGCGATGGCCTGCCGCAGGTTGGGCAGACGGCCGATGTTGCGGGAGTCGGCGGCCTGCGGGGTGCCCGTGGAGGCGAGGAGGCTCCGGACGTAACGCGGCTCCAACGCGCCCTTGCCGCGCGCGAGGGCCACGCCCTGGAGGTTGGCCACGGAGGCGGTGACGATGGGCGAGGCGCTGGAGGTGCCGCTGAAGGAGGAGGTGTAGTACTGGTTCTCGCCGTAGGCGGAGCCGAACAGGTCGCCATAGCCCAGCGACGTCACGCGCTCGCCCCAGCCGTGCACGTCCACGCGGGAGCCGAAGTTGGTCCAGCACATGGGGACGCGGGTGGTGGCGGTGCTGGCGCCCACGAGGATGGCGCCCGAGTCGCGGACCGCGCGGTTGAAGAGGTTGCCGTACACGGGTTCATCCAGGTTGACGCTGCCGTTGCCGGCGGCCTCCACCACGTGGGTGCCATTGGCGGTGGCGGTGGCGATGGCGTCGAAGTTGGCCTGCCAGTACTCCATGGCGATGTAGTTGCACTGGGTGGTGTTGCAGGTGCAGGCCGTGCTGTCGGCGGGGCCCTGGGCGTGCAGCTCGATGAGCACCACGCCCCCGCGGCCCACGGCGGCCGCGGCGTTGGCGATGGCGCTCGCGGTGCTCTGGCCGCCGATGCCCTCGTAGCCAGCGGAGGCCTCGTGGGCGATACCGGTGACCCCGTAGCCGTTGGGCGCGCCCACCATCTCACCCAGCACCGCGGTGCCGTGGTTGCGCCAGGAGAGATCGGAGTACTGGGTGCCGCCCATGCGGAAGAGGCCGGGCATGTCCTCGTGGGCCGTGTTCCAGCCGCCCTCGACGTCGACGATGCGCACGCCCGCGCCCTTGCCGCCGGGCACCGTCCAGGAGTAGCGCGCGTCCACGCCACCCGGGGCCGCGTCCAGGTAGCCCTGGCGACTCTCGTAGCTGGACGTGGCGGGCGGGATGTCGGCCGCCGCCAGCAGCCCCGAGGCGAGCAGGGAGCCGAAGCCCACCATCGCGGGCTCCGCGGGAGGCTCGGCGTAGGCCACCTCCACGCTGTCCAGGGCATTGAGCCGCTCGATCATGTCCTGCACGCCGTCGGCGGTGGTGCCGGGCAGCAGCGGCACCTCGACGTAGAGGCCCAGGTCCGCCAGCTGGCGGCCACCGCGCTCCTCGCCCGAGCGCTTGAGCTCGGCCAGGGAGGCCTCGTCCTGCTTGAAGAGACGCGTCGGGGCGCCCGCGCGCGGCACCCGCGCCAGCAGGTCCGACGCGGAGGAGAGATCCCTGGCGAGCCGCGCGTCATCGAGTCCGCGGCGAGCCAGGAGCGAGCGCTCCTCGGGGCCGCGCTCGGAGGCGAGGGCCACCAGCCGGCCGTCGCGCGGACGCACCCGGGTGCCCTCGTGGAACTTCACCACCAGACGCTCCACATACATGCCCCGAGGCAGCTCGGCGCCCCGGGACTTCACCGCGGCGGCGCGCGGCACCAGCTCCTTCGCCGCGGCTTGCGCGTCGGGAATGGCCGTCAGCGACAGGCCCAGCGCCAGGGTGTGCAGGATGCGTCCCTTGAATACAGCTTGCATGCGTTGCCCTCATTTCGTGGGTGATGCAACGGCGCGGGAACGACTGGCGTCCGCGCCGCGAAGCACACTGGCATGCCTGTCTGACATGGATTTTTGTTTGGAATTGTCTTGACGGACTCGAGACCTTCCGGGTTCGGAGCGAAATGCCCGCTGGCGGAAGCTCGCCCGAATTCAGTGCTGGGCAGGAGCGCGCGTGTTGGCGAGGCTGGGGCCCGTGGACACCCTGCCCGACCCCCAGGAACTCGAGCCCCTCCTCTCCGCCGCGCTGGCGCTGCCCGCGCTGAAACCCCAGGCCGCCCGGCTCGAGCGGCTGCTGCGGGACTACGCGCGCGGCCTGGAGCGCAAGGACGCCCCCCTCTCCGTGGCCCTCGTCGGCGCCACGGGCGCGGGCAAGTCCACCCTGCTCAACGCGCTGGCCGGCCAGTCGCTCGCGCGCGAGGGGGAGGACCGCCCCACCAGCTCCGCCGCCACCCTCTTCGCCCCCGAGGGCGCGGGGCTCGACGACCTGGCCCAGACAGGCGCGAAGGTGGTGCGCTACACGCCGGGCCCCCGGGGGCTGTGGAGCGGCCAGGTGTTCATCGACACGCCGGACCTCAACAGCGTGGCCACCGTGCACCGCGAGGTGGCGCGAGCGGCCCTGGAGCGCGCGGACGTGGCGCTCGTGGTGATGCACCGGGGGAGCGTGGCCGAGGCCACCCAGGTGGAGTTCCTCTCCGAGTTCGCCCGGCGCCGGGCACTCGTGTTGCTCGTCAACTTCGCGGACGAGCTGTCCCCCGAGTCACGTGAGGCCCTGAAATCCCAGTCGCGCCGGCTGGCGGCGGAGCAGTACGGGCTGCCGCTGGAGTCCGTGCCCGTCTTCGCCATCAGCGCCCGGGCGGCGCAGCGGGGGGAGGATCCCTCGGGCGAGTTCGGCGCCCTGCTCTTCCATCTCAAATCCCTGGCCACGCAGACGGTGGCCGAGCGGGTGCGGCGCACCAACGCCCGGGGTGTGTTGGAGGAAATCACCACACGGGTGGAGGGCGCGCTGAAGGAGACGGAGGACACGCTGGCGCGGACGCGGGGCGCGCTGGAGTCGGGCCTCGCACGTGCCTCCGAGTCGCTGAAGGCGGACTTCGACGGGCGGCTGGGGCTGGCGCAGGGCCACCTGGGCTCGGAGGTGCGGAGCCAGGCGGCGGGGCGCTTCTGGGGCCCGGCGGCGTGGGGCATGCGGCTCTCGTACGTGGGGGCCGGGGGACTGGGAGCGGCGACGCTGGTGGCGCGGCGGAGCCTGCCGGTGGGGCTGGCGGTGGCGGCGACCTCGACGGTGCTGGACGCGGTGCGGGACAGGACGCGGGCGCGAGCGGCGGAGACGGCGGTGGTGGAGCCCTTCGAGGACGACCTGGCGGTGGAGTCGGCCGCGCGCACCGCGCTGGTGGAGGCGCGGAGTCTGGCGCACGCGAGCGGGCTATCGCCGGAGACGCTGGGCCTGCCGGACGTGGAGACGTTGCTGGCGGAGCTGCGGTCGGCGCGCGCGAGCGCCTGGCGCTACACGCTCACCACGGCGGTGGCCGAGACGGTGTCGCGCTGGTGGCGCACGGCGCGCTGGCTGCTGCTGCCCCTGGTCAACCTGCCCCTGCTGGCACTCATGGGCCACGTGGGCTACCGCGTGGTGCGCGCGTACGTGGAGGGCCCGCTGCTGGGAGTGGACTACTTCCTCAACGCGGGGGCCCTGTTCGCGCTGCTCGCGGGGGCGGGGGCGCTGCTCACCTCGTTGAGTCTGGCGGGCACCACCCGCGCCGTGCGCCGCGCGGGCCTCGAGCGCTTCGTCGCGCTCCTGGGGGCGCTCGGGGGCAGGCTGGGAGAGTCCATCCAGGAAAGCCTTCTCAAAGAGCGAGAAGCCGCCCGTAACATCTTACGATTCCGCTAAACAACAGACAGAAACTCTGTACCCGCGTCCGGGGTAGGCAGGGGGGCAGGGGTATGGCCATCATGTTGCCGTTGTTGCTCTAAATCAGACAGGCAAGACTCACGCTCGAAGCCCTGTCCATCTCTCGCACTCCGGCGGTTCATTCCATCGCGCCTCCGGGAGCATCGACGAGCATCCACTCCCATCGCGTTTCTGACTGTCCTGGGGAGGCAGCCAGACATGATCAAGAACCACAGCAGTGCCTTGCGCTCGATTCCGCCCACCGGAGTCCCGGGCCCTTCCAACAACGAGCTCGGGC contains:
- a CDS encoding chemotaxis protein CheA, with translation MKPELEKVHAVFLTETEEQLTSLEQDLLALEASPGPETLRAVFRTVHTLKGGAAVMGLSEAVELAHTLEDLLTRLEAGALVLHSGLGTLLLQSVDAMRELVGLRPVAEPDLRLPARDVHALLDSTVKAARPMAPPSGGGGMERVARESGSEQSEPSHARERTLRVGLDRLDRMLDITGEIAIARGRLTSMLVQAHRYTPQQLLEAHREADRLYLDLQELVMKVRMVPIGRTFQPFTRTVRDLSMATGKLVRLEVSGEDVEVDTTVAELIRDPLTHLVRNAMDHGLERPEVRQERGKDPTGTLALRAFHEAGTIVIQVAEDGAGLDRDRITARACERGLLGPDEQRSDADLFALIFEPGFSTAERITELSGRGVGMDVVKRNVESLRGTISVDTSPGQGTTFSLRLPLTLSIIEGFSVGVGEETYVIPLENVLECVELPLDERHPGRTGFINLRGEPLPYLRLREHFQLGGELPPRENIVVIGHGLGKAGITVDTLLGQGQTVIKPLGKLCQGLPGLAGSTLLGDGRVALILDVPALLQQALRAAQPAAAA
- a CDS encoding sigma-54-dependent transcriptional regulator: MQRRILVVDDEPTVRFGIRHFLEAHGMEVVEAEGCRQARELFRGCRPDLVLLDYRLRDGTALDLLPEMRAVDPSIPVLVLTAHVSIDTAIQVIKQGAEHFLPKPVELSTLLMMVERLLEAQRTRRQQQALAASCPEALNPFLGQSRAIRELESTARAVLDSDSPVLIQGETGSGKGVLATWLHLHGPRGGGPRVQLNCAGLSPQFLETELFGHERGAFTSAVSRKQGLLEVAHRGIVFLDEIGDMDLQVQPKLLKVLEEKRFRRLGEVEDRSVDVRLIAATHQNLVEAVRAHRFRSDLYFRISTLPLFIPALRERPEDILVIARDMLARLSRELGRPGLDLSPTAEAALRSYSWPGNLRELRNVLERAVLLSSTPVLRPDDLRFDHLLARALAPSPVEPGAALSSGRSELDLTLREVERRHIERVLADEGGHVERAAKRLGIPRSSLYQKLKRLGLSSKI
- a CDS encoding two-component system sensor histidine kinase NtrB, whose amino-acid sequence is MSTHSHRPLDRICAMSGARLPCELLNPDHEGCGEGFRLLVESVEDSGLFMLGRDGRTASWNAGAERVTGYPAREVIGRHCSMFFLEEDITAGLPQRLMDEAEAQGKVRDEGWRLRQDGSRFYILLFLTALREPDGGLHGFAGVVRDITARRETEVRLREALDSLRRNETLHRMGALVAGVAHEVRNPLFGISATLDAFEARFGPSHEHAPYVSMLRREVSRLHQLMHGLLTYGRPRTTELHPCTLSSVLDEAVAITAPLAHECEARVELRVAPDLPRLPMDPGRLTQVFQNLLANALQYSPHGGTVRLIARRSADEYASQVECLVMDQGPGFLPEELPRVFEPFYSQRPGGVGLGLSIVQRIVEEHRGSVSVGNRPEGGAEVRVCLPAEGALNAATDSGGR
- a CDS encoding methyl-accepting chemotaxis protein is translated as MTVKKSLIIIHSLYVLFLFSLIAVSVLLFRGAQRAREQEYIRYASYQVADELRQSSDDLTRFARTYVVTGDARYERMYWDVLAVRNGEKPRPDGRRISLVQMMKELGFTQEELGKLSEAERSSNALVRTESIAMNAVKGLYEDGSGNFTVHREPAPSLAARLMHDEAYHANKATILRPIDEFFSMLDRRTQAAVERETERVETFLALLFVLITAFAVQLVISAMMTRGILRKLGGEPDHVAEIARRISEGDLTMTLDTRGALEGSLLQVMKRMSEKLAQVIGEVRGGAAALAEASSQVSASSQSLSQGTSEQAISVEETTASLEQMSATLTQNSENHRQMEQMAVKGARQAEESGQAVRETVGAMTAIAEKISIIEEIAYQTNLLALNAAIEAARAGEYGKGFAVVATEVRKLAERSRTAAQDISLLASGSVKVAERSGQLLGELVPSIQKTAALVQDMADASREQSTGVTQMNRAMMQVDQVTQRNASASEELASTAEELSAQAEALRQLVAFFKVGTGNDLSVTPPPRVMPTRPAPLAPVRNQAVRDVAADRIFKAY
- a CDS encoding two-component system sensor histidine kinase NtrB → MTTEETSLEGLCRCDHGVSPFTGFETPASLDRDEGFRLLVESVEDAALFMLDPDGRIASWNGGAERIKGHRAEDILGRHLSVLYAEEDVAQGRPRWLLRAAEARGKARDEGWRVRADGSRFYAHVVLTALRGPGGELRGFAKLTRDVTARRETEARLHEALESLRRSESLSRVGELLAGVAHEVRNPLFGISATLDVLEAQPGHPQVTAHSLSLLRREVSRLNVLMQELLTYGRPPSTELQPRMLSSVLDAAMDATAALAHEREARVELHVEPGLPPVPMDPGRLTQVFQNLLANALQHSPRGGTVWLTARRLVDDGPPRVECVVRDQGPGFPIEELSRVFEPFYSHRPGGVGLGLPIVQRIVEEHRGSVSVGNRPEGGAEVRVCFPSGE